The proteins below are encoded in one region of Odocoileus virginianus isolate 20LAN1187 ecotype Illinois chromosome 18, Ovbor_1.2, whole genome shotgun sequence:
- the LOC139039501 gene encoding serine/threonine-protein kinase Nek2 yields MPTRVEDYEVLYTIGTGSYGRCQKIRRKSDGKILVWKELDYGSMTETEKQMLVSEVNLLRELKHPNIVRYYDRIIDRTNTTLYIVMECCEGGDLASVISKGTKERQYLDEEFVLRVMAQLTLALKECHRRSDGGHTVLHRDLKPANVFLDGKQNVKLGDFGLARILNHDTSFAKTFVGTPYYMSPEQMNRMSYNEKSDIWSLGCLLYELCALMPPFTAFNQKELAGKIREGKFRRIPYRYSDELNDIIARMLNLKDYHRPSVEEILENPLIADLVAEEQRRNPERRGRRLGEPEKLQDSSPVLSELRLKEIQLQEREAALKAREESLEQKERELCVRERLAENKLARAEGLLKNYSLLKEQKFLSLAGGPELFDLPSSIVKKKVHFSGESKENVMRGENSESQLTSKSKCKDLKKRLHAAQLRAQALSDIEKTYQLKSKQILGMR; encoded by the coding sequence ATGCCGACTCGGGTGGAGGACTACGAGGTGCTGTACACCATTGGCACGGGCTCCTACGGCCGCTGCCAGAAGATCCGCAGGAAGAGCGACGGCAAGATATTAGTTTGGAAAGAACTTGACTATGGCTCCATGACAGAAACTGAGAAACAAATGCTTGTTTCTGAAGTGAATTTGCTTCGTGAGCTGAAACATCCAAACATTGTCCGCTACTATGATAGAATTATTGACCGGACCAACACGACACTGTACATTGTAATGGAATGTTGTGAAGGAGGAGACCTCGCTAGTGTAATTTCAAAGGGAACCAAGGAAAGACAGTACTTGGATGAAGAGTTCGTTCTTCGGGTGATGGCTCAGTTGACCCTGGCTCTGAAGGAATGTCACAGACGAAGCGATGGTGGCCACACTGTGCTGCATCGGGATCTGAAGCCAGCCAACGTTTTTCTGGATGGCAAGCAGAACGTTAAGCTTGGAGACTTTGGACTAGCTAGAATATTAAACCACGATACGAGTTTTGCAAAAACATTTGTTGGCACACCTTATTACATGTCTCCTGAACAAATGAATCGCATGTCCTACAACGAGAAATCGGATATCTGGTCACTGGGTTGTTTGCTGTATGAATTATGTGCGTTAATGCCTCCATTTACAGCTTTCAACCAGAAAGAACTAGCTGGGAAGATCAGAGAGGGCAAATTCAGGCGAATTCCATATCGTTACTCTGATGAATTAAACGACATTATTGCGAGGATGTTAAATTTAAAGGATTACCATCGACCTTCTGTTGAAGAAATTCTTGAGAATCCTTTGATAGCAGACTTGGTTGccgaagagcaaaggagaaatcCTGAGAGAAGAGGGCGGCGATTAGGAGAACCAGAGAAGCTGCAGGACTCCAGCCCTGTGTTGAGTGAGCTGAGACTGAAGGAAATACAGCTACAGGAGCGGGAGGCAGCCCTCAAGGCCAGGGAAGAAAGCTTGGAGCAGAAAGAACGCGAGCTTTGTGTCCGTGAGAGGCTGGCAGAGAACAAGCTGGCCAGAGCAGAAGGTCTGCTGAAGAATTACAGCCTGCTGAAGGAGCAGAAGTTCCTATCTCTGGCGGGCGGCCCAGAACTGTTTGATCTCCCATCGTCGATCGTGAAGAAGAAGGTTCACTTCAGTGGGGAGAGTAAAGAGAACGTCATGCGGGGTGAGAATTCTGAGAGTCAGCTCACCTCCAAGTCCAAGTGCAAGGACCTGAAAAAAAGGCTTCACGCCGCTCAGCTTCGCGCTCAAGCCCTGTCGGACATTGAGAAGACATACCAGCTGAAAAGCAAGCAGATCCTAGGCATGCGCTAG